A single region of the Gephyromycinifex aptenodytis genome encodes:
- a CDS encoding cysteine desulfurase family protein, giving the protein MTDERRCVYLDHGATTPVLPEVIEAMAAELSHVGNPSSLHGPGRAARGRVEEAREKLADALGATASEIVFTSGGTESDNLAITGMFRHRHRQDPRRRRVLVGAIEHSAVLDTAEALAEHEDAQVTLVRCDSAGIITPDALREALLATCGDNADDVALVSIMWVNNEVGVVQPIAELAAVAHEYAVPFHTDAVQAVGQVPVDFAASGVDAMSVSGHKLGGPAGVGALLARRDAPIAPISFGGGQERSLRSGTLATHLIIGLAQALPAAVQRQPEQAARLLGLRDALITGVLEQVPGSQVTGAWDRGDMQRRSPANAHVLLPQCQGDSLLFLLDAAGIACSTGSACHAGVPRPSHVVLALGHPEQEAQGALRLTLGHDSTPEDVERFMAALPECVERAQRAYRAAAARKVG; this is encoded by the coding sequence GTGACCGACGAGCGACGATGTGTATATCTGGACCATGGCGCGACGACACCGGTGCTGCCGGAGGTCATCGAGGCCATGGCCGCCGAACTGTCTCATGTCGGCAACCCCTCCTCCCTGCACGGCCCCGGGCGAGCCGCCCGAGGCCGCGTCGAGGAAGCCCGCGAGAAGCTGGCAGACGCGCTGGGGGCCACCGCATCCGAGATCGTCTTCACCTCCGGCGGTACCGAGTCTGACAACCTGGCGATCACCGGGATGTTCCGTCATCGCCACCGTCAAGACCCCCGTCGCCGACGGGTGCTGGTGGGTGCGATCGAACACTCAGCCGTCCTGGACACCGCCGAAGCGCTCGCCGAGCACGAAGACGCGCAAGTGACCTTGGTGCGTTGTGACAGTGCGGGCATCATCACCCCCGATGCGCTGCGTGAAGCACTGCTCGCCACCTGCGGCGACAACGCCGACGATGTGGCGCTGGTCTCGATCATGTGGGTGAACAACGAGGTCGGGGTGGTGCAGCCGATCGCAGAACTGGCGGCGGTGGCTCACGAGTACGCCGTGCCGTTCCACACCGATGCCGTGCAGGCGGTCGGGCAGGTTCCGGTCGACTTCGCCGCCAGTGGCGTCGACGCGATGTCTGTCTCCGGACACAAACTCGGGGGCCCCGCAGGGGTAGGCGCCCTGCTGGCCCGCCGCGACGCCCCGATCGCCCCCATCTCCTTCGGCGGTGGTCAAGAGCGCTCACTGCGTAGCGGCACCTTGGCGACCCACCTGATCATCGGCCTGGCGCAGGCCCTGCCTGCCGCTGTGCAGCGCCAACCCGAGCAAGCAGCACGCCTGCTGGGATTACGCGACGCCTTGATCACCGGAGTGCTCGAACAGGTCCCCGGCTCCCAGGTGACCGGGGCCTGGGATCGTGGCGACATGCAGCGTCGCAGCCCCGCCAACGCACACGTGCTGCTGCCGCAGTGCCAGGGCGATTCATTGCTCTTCCTGCTCGACGCCGCAGGTATCGCCTGCTCGACCGGCTCGGCGTGCCATGCCGGTGTGCCCCGTCCGAGCCACGTCGTCCTGGCGCTGGGGCATCCGGAGCAGGAGGCGCAAGGGGCGCTGCGGCTGACCCTGGGTCACGATTCCACCCCGGAGGACGTTGAGAGGTTCATGGCAGCACTACCGGAGTGTGTGGAACGCGCGCAACGGGCCTATCGGGCCGCAGCGGCAAGGAAGGTCGGCTGA
- the mnmA gene encoding tRNA 2-thiouridine(34) synthase MnmA — translation MRIVAAMSGGVDSAVAAARMLDAGHEVVGVHLALSRSAATLRESARGCCTIEDAGDARRVADRLGIPFYVWDMSEQFQADVVDDFVAEYAAGRTPNPCLRCNERIKFAALLEKALALGFDGVATGHYARIIEPGDPECSTGRRELHRAVDPAKDQSYVLGVLDAQQLSASWFPLGDTTKPQIRQEAAERGFAVAKKPDSHDICFIADGDTRGFLARQVERTPGQILDAQGQVVGEHSGAVGFTVGQRKGLHLRRPAADGRPRYVVATDPVANTVTVGAESLLSVDLIYADRARWCGPVPVGPVQVGAQVRAHGQEYPGTAVADGHGGIEVRLAEPVRGVAPGQAVVLYQGTRVVGSGTITRSTRQRAAAGAS, via the coding sequence ATGCGCATCGTCGCGGCAATGAGCGGTGGAGTTGATTCGGCCGTCGCGGCTGCCCGGATGCTCGATGCCGGTCATGAGGTCGTCGGGGTGCATCTGGCCTTGTCCCGCAGCGCCGCCACCCTGCGCGAAAGCGCTCGCGGCTGCTGCACGATCGAGGATGCCGGGGATGCGCGCAGAGTGGCGGACCGGCTCGGGATCCCGTTCTACGTGTGGGACATGTCAGAGCAGTTCCAAGCCGACGTCGTCGACGATTTCGTCGCCGAATACGCAGCCGGGCGCACCCCGAACCCGTGCCTGCGCTGCAATGAGCGGATCAAGTTCGCGGCGCTGTTGGAGAAGGCGCTAGCGCTCGGCTTCGACGGGGTCGCCACCGGGCACTACGCCCGCATCATCGAGCCGGGCGATCCCGAATGCAGCACTGGACGACGGGAACTGCATCGCGCGGTCGACCCGGCCAAAGACCAGTCGTATGTGCTCGGGGTGCTGGATGCACAGCAGCTCTCGGCATCCTGGTTTCCACTCGGGGACACCACCAAGCCGCAGATCCGTCAGGAGGCGGCCGAGCGCGGCTTCGCTGTAGCCAAGAAGCCCGACAGCCACGACATCTGCTTCATCGCCGACGGCGACACCCGCGGCTTCCTGGCCCGACAAGTGGAGCGAACCCCGGGGCAGATTCTCGACGCGCAAGGCCAGGTCGTGGGTGAGCACTCAGGCGCGGTGGGCTTCACCGTGGGGCAACGCAAGGGACTGCATCTGCGTCGTCCCGCCGCCGACGGGCGCCCGCGCTACGTCGTCGCCACCGATCCGGTGGCCAACACCGTGACGGTCGGGGCGGAATCGTTGCTGTCCGTGGACCTCATCTACGCCGACCGTGCGCGCTGGTGCGGACCGGTGCCGGTCGGCCCGGTGCAGGTCGGCGCCCAGGTGCGGGCGCATGGCCAGGAGTACCCGGGGACCGCCGTCGCCGATGGCCACGGCGGGATCGAAGTGCGACTGGCCGAGCCGGTACGGGGCGTCGCGCCGGGTCAAGCGGTTGTTCTCTACCAGGGGACCCGGGTGGTCGGCTCTGGAACCATCACCCGCTCCACCCGGCAACGCGCAGCGGCGGGGGCCAGCTGA
- a CDS encoding carboxymuconolactone decarboxylase family protein: MSAQHDIDSPENIARRQHGQQVLARIDGEQGEAVLDSLGETSPALAHHIAAFAFGDVYERPGLDARSRQLVTLGALTALGGCEPQLQVHVNAALNVGITREQITEALLHAAVYAGFPRAINATGAAEKVFQQREAAAAAITPS; encoded by the coding sequence ATGAGCGCCCAGCACGACATCGACAGCCCCGAGAACATCGCCCGCCGACAGCACGGTCAACAGGTGCTGGCTCGGATCGACGGTGAGCAGGGCGAGGCGGTGCTCGACTCCCTTGGCGAAACCAGCCCTGCCCTGGCCCACCACATCGCCGCCTTCGCCTTCGGTGACGTCTATGAGCGCCCGGGTTTGGACGCCCGCAGCCGTCAGCTCGTCACCCTCGGTGCGCTGACCGCCCTCGGCGGCTGCGAGCCCCAGCTCCAGGTCCATGTCAACGCCGCTCTCAACGTCGGCATCACCCGGGAGCAGATCACCGAAGCGCTGCTGCACGCCGCGGTCTACGCAGGCTTCCCCCGGGCCATCAACGCCACCGGCGCCGCTGAGAAGGTGTTCCAGCAGCGGGAGGCTGCCGCCGCAGCAATCACACCGAGCTGA